The following are encoded together in the Pungitius pungitius chromosome 7, fPunPun2.1, whole genome shotgun sequence genome:
- the hmg20b gene encoding SWI/SNF-related matrix-associated actin-dependent regulator of chromatin subfamily E member 1-related, whose amino-acid sequence MGGIKQEQSEASQQSKPSHSAEQPQEEPKKRGWPKGKKRKKVLPNGPKAPVTGYVRFLNERRERMRARYPDLPFPEITKRLGAEWTQLALNDKQRYLDEAEREKMQYAQELKDYQQTEAFHITTAKIQDKRIKKEDTPSVIISTSSETSVSKASDLTRGFDIPIFTEEFLDQNKAREAELRRLRKANIEFEEQNAVLQRHIKDMYSAKERLEAELGLDEKRTQALHQNLLTIKHTLVNSLSSVPLPGTGETASHGNLDSYLSRLSGVLEGNPHKHRALLTQLCDVLAHVDSEKF is encoded by the exons ATGGGGGGCATCAAACAGGAGCAGAGTGAAGCATCGCAACAGTCCAAGCCTTCACATTCAGCGGAGCAACCACAAGAAGAG CCAAAGAAGAGAGGCTGgccaaagggaaagaaaagaaagaaggttCTGCCAAATGGTCCCAAGGCACCAGTAACCGGATATGTCCGCTTCCTCAACGAGCGGCGAGAACGTATGCGGGCCAGATACCCCGACTTACCTTTCCCAGAAATCACCAAGAGACTTGGAGCAGAATGGACCCAATTGGCCCTTAACGACAAACAG CGCTACCTGGACGAGGCGGAACGGGAGAAGATGCAGTACGCCCAGGAACTGAAGGATTACCAGCAGACTGAGGCTTTTCACATCACCACTGCGAAGATACAAGACAAGAGGATCAAGAAAG AAGACACTCCATCTGTCATCATCAGCACCAGTTCAGAGACCTCGGTATCAAAG GCTTCTGACCTCACCAGAGGATTCGACATCCCCATCTTCACAGAAGAATTCCTCGATCAGAACAAAG CTCGAGAGGCCGAGCTGCGGCGGCTCCGAAAGGCCAACATTGAGTTTGAAGAGCAGAACGCAGTGCTTCAGCGGCACATCAAGGACATGTACAGCGCTAAAGAGCGGCTGGAGGCTGAACTGGGGCTGGACGAGAAGCGCACCCAGGCTCTTCACCAAAACCTGCTGACCATTAAACACACTTTGGTCAACAGCCTGTCATCAGTTCCACTACCAG GTACGGGAGAGACGGCGTCCCACGGGAACCTGGACTCCTATCTGAGTCGTCTCAGCGGGGTGCTGGAGGGAAACCCTCACAAGCACCGCGCACTGCTCACCCAGCTCTGCGACGTCCTCGCTCATGTGGACAG TGAGAAGTTTTGA
- the LOC119216384 gene encoding elongation factor 2b-like, which yields MVNFTIDQIRAIMDKKANIRNMSVIAHVDHGKSTLTDSLVSKAGIIASARAGETRFTDTRKDEQERCITIKSTAISLFYELAENDLAFIKQSKDGSGFLINLIDSPGHVDFSSEVTAALRVTDGALVVVDCVSGVCVQTETVLRQAIAERIKPVLMMNKMDRALLELQLEPEDLYQTFQRIVESVNVIISTYGEDENGPMGTLMVDPTIGTVGFGSGLHGWAFTLKQFAEMYAAKFAAKGNTQLSPTENCKKVEDMMKKLWGDRYFDASTGKFLKSATGADGTRFPRTFVALILDPIFKVFNAIMNFNKEETAKLVQKLDIKLDVEDKEKEGKPLLKSVMRRWLPAGEALLQMITIHLPSPVTAQRYRCELLYEGPGDDEAAMGIKNCDPKAPLMVYISKMVPSNDKGRFYAFGRVFSGCVSTGMKVRIMGPNFVPGKKDDLYLKPIQRTILMMGRYTEPIEDVPCGNIVGLVGVDQFLVKTGTITTFEQAHNMKVMKFSVSPVVRVAVEVKNPADLPKLVEGLKRLSKSDPMVQCIIEESGEHIVAGAGELHLEICLKDLEEDHACVPLKKSDPVVSYRETVSEESSIVCLSKSPNKHNRLFMKACPFADGLAEDIEKGDVTSRQDIKTRARYLAEKFEWDVGEARKIWCFGPDGTGPNLLVDVTKGVQYLNEIKDSVVAGFQWAVKEGVLCEENMRAIRFNVHDVTLHTDAIHRGGGQIIPTARRVLYACELTAEPRMMEPIYLVEIQCPEDAIGGIYGVLNRRRGHVIGDLGFSATPMRVTKAYLPVNESFGFTADLRSNTGGKAFPQCVFDHWQILPGDPLDPASKPGVVVAEIRKRKGLKEGIPALDNYLDKL from the exons CGCCATCTCCCTGTTCTACGAGCTGGCCGAAAATGATTTGGCCTTCATTAAGCAGAGCAAGGATGGTTCCGGCTTCTTGATTAACCTGATTGACTCACCCGGACACGTTGACTTCTCGTCTGAAGTGACTGCTGCTCTTCGTGTCACTGATGGAGCCCTGGTTGTAGTGGACTGTGTGTCTG GTGTCTGCGTGCAGACCGAGACAGTGCTCCGTCAGGCCATTGCCGAGCGCATCAAGCCAGTCCTGATGATGAACAAAATGGACCGTGCCTTGTTGGAGTTGCAGCTCGAGCCTGAAGACCTTTACCAGACCTTCCAGCGTATTGTTGAGTCTGTCAATGTCATCATCTCCACCTATGGAGAAGATGAGAATGGACCTATGGGCACCCTCATG GTCGATCCTACCATTGGAACAGTTGGCTTTGGCTCTGGACTCCACGGCTGGGCATTCACCTTGAAGCAGTTTGCTGAGATGTATGCAGCCAAGTTCGCTGCCAAGGGCAACACCCAGCTGAGCCCAACTGAGAACTGCAAGAAGGTGGAAGACATGATGAAGAAGCTCTGGGGGGACAG GTACTTTGATGCAAGCACTGGCAAGTTCCTTAAATCTGCTACTGGAGCTGATGGCACCAGGTTCCCACGTACCTTTGTTGCTCTTATCCTGGATCCCATCTTCAAG GTGTTCAATGCAATCATGAACTTCAACAAAGAGGAAACTGCCAAGCTGGTGCAGAAGCTGGACATCAAGTTGGATGTTGAGGACAAGGAAAAGGAGGGCAAACCTCTCCTGAAGTCAGTGATGCGCCGCTGGCTGCCTGCTGGAGAAGCCCTACTTCAAATGATCACCATCCACCTGCCTTCACCTGTGACTGCCCAGAGATACCGCTGCGAACTGCTCTACGAAGGACCTGGAGATGATGAGGCCGCCATGG GTATCAAGAACTGTGACCCCAAGGCTCCCTTGATGGTCTACATCTCAAAGATGGTTCCTTCCAACGACAAGGGTCGCTTCTATGCGTTTGGTCGCGTGTTCTCTGGCTGTGTCTCCACTGGCATGAAAGTGCGCATCATGGGGCCTAACTTTGTCCCTGGAAAGAAAGACGATCTCTACCTGAAGCCAATTCAGAG GACCATTTTGATGATGGGCCGTTATACTGAGCCCATCGAGGATGTTCCATGTGGTAACATCGTGGGTCTGGTTGGAGTCGATCAGTTCCTTGTCAAGACTGGAACGATCACCACCTTTGAGCAGGCACACAACATGAAGGTGATGAAGTTCAGCGTCAGCCCTGTGGTGAGAGTTGCCGTGGAGGTCAAAAACCCAGCCGACCTTCCCAAGCTGGTGGAGGGATTGAAGCGTCTGTCAAAGTCCGATCCCATGGTGCAGTGCATCATTGAGGAGTCTGGAGAGCACATTGTCGCTGGAGCCGGAGAGTTGCATCTGGAAATCTGTTTGAAGGATCTGGAGGAGGATCACGCTTGTGTTCCTCTTAAg aaatCTGATCCAGTGGTGTCCTACAGGGAGACAGTCAGCGAAGAGTCAAGTATTGTGTGTCTCTCAAAGTCTCCCAACAAGCACAACCGTCTGTTCATGAAGGCTTGTCCCTTCGCCGACGGCCTGGCAGAGGACATCGAGAAGGGAGACGTTACCTCTCGTCAGGACATTAAGACCCGTGCCCGCTATCTTGCTGAGAAGTTCGAGTGGGATGTCGGAGAGGCCAGAAAGATCTGGTGCTTTGGACCCGATGGAACCGGCCCCAACCTTCTGGTGGACGTTACAAAGGGAGTGCAGTACCTTAACGAGATCAAGGACAGTGTTGTGGCCGGCTTCCAGTGGGCTGTCAAGGAG GGTGTCCTGTGTGAAGAGAACATGCGTGCCATTCGCTTCAACGTCCACGATGTGACCCTGCATACAGATGCCATTCACCGTGGTGGTGGTCAAATTATTCCTACAGCTCGCAGAGTGCTGTACGCCTGTGAGCTCACTGCAGAGCCCAGAATGATGGAGCCCATCTACCTGGTCGAGATCCAG TGTCCTGAAGATGCCATTGGTGGAATCTACGGTGTCTTGAACAGGAGGCGTGGTCATGTGATCGGAGACCTCGGCTTTTCAGCTACACCCATGCGTGTTACCAAGGCCTACCTGCCTGTCAACGAGTCATTcg GTTTCACCGCTGACCTTCGTTCCAACACTGGTGGCAAGGCCTTCCCTCAGTGCGTGTTCGACCACTGGCAGATCCTCCCAGGAGACCCCTTAGACCCGGCTAGCAAGCCTGGCGTTGTCGTTGCCGAGATTCGCAAACGTAAGGGTCTGAAGGAAGGAATCCCCGCCTTGGACAACTACCTGGACAAATTGTAA